The following proteins come from a genomic window of Gammaproteobacteria bacterium:
- the rnt gene encoding ribonuclease T — protein sequence MSVSEPKRIADRFRGFLPVVVDVETGGINPATDALLEIAIVLLDYDAQGRLAPTATHSHHVHPFPGAVLNPEALAFNGIDPHHPFRGAVDEKEALQALFLEVRHKVRATGCTRAILVGHNPILDLGFLNATVERNGIKRNPFHPFSSFDTASLAGLAYGQTVLARAVQCAGFTWNQDEAHSAIYDAERTADLFCAIVNEWDKVRREA from the coding sequence GTGTCAGTTTCAGAACCCAAGCGCATCGCCGACCGCTTTCGCGGCTTCCTCCCCGTCGTCGTCGATGTCGAGACGGGCGGGATCAATCCCGCCACCGACGCCCTGCTGGAGATCGCGATCGTGCTGCTCGACTATGACGCGCAGGGCCGGCTGGCGCCGACCGCGACGCACAGCCACCATGTGCATCCGTTTCCCGGCGCCGTGCTGAATCCGGAGGCGCTCGCCTTCAACGGCATCGATCCCCATCACCCGTTTCGCGGCGCGGTCGATGAGAAAGAGGCCCTGCAGGCGCTGTTCCTCGAGGTGCGCCACAAGGTGCGCGCGACCGGCTGCACGCGCGCGATCCTGGTCGGCCACAATCCCATCCTGGATCTCGGCTTCCTCAATGCGACGGTGGAACGCAACGGGATCAAGCGCAACCCGTTCCATCCCTTCAGCAGCTTCGACACCGCCTCTCTGGCCGGACTCGCCTACGGCCAGACCGTGCTGGCCCGCGCGGTGCAGTGCGCCGGGTTCACCTGGAACCAGGACGAGGCCCACTCGGCCATCTATGACGCCGAACGTACGGCGGACCTGTTCTGTGCGATCGTGAATGAATGGGACAAGGTGAGGCGTGAGGCGTGA
- a CDS encoding sigma-54-dependent Fis family transcriptional regulator, producing the protein MDKFEHLLLDVWREVGRHMELSEAVDNICTLLAPALPLTVLEILHLDARRGDIETSAVGVRDGRPSAHGRRLGMTTMRLERLVEWMRREPMAALPAGTDWPDALVPLQDLYAGRDVLIGVLKNRARHPEGLAVILLDRGQLKPRHHRLLEGLLEPLTVALENDSRLRELSQLRASAEADKQSLLTRLGREKVSDTIVGADMGLRAVLARADQVARTDTSVLLLGETGSGKEVVARAIHEHSTRAQGPFIRVNCGAIAPELIDSELFGHEKGSFTGALAQRKGWFERADGGTLFLDEIGELPASVQVRLLRVLQDGSLTRVGGEQPLQVDIRVIAATHRDLAAMVQQGGFREDLWYRIAIFPVLIPPLRERLDDIPELARHFARRAAMKLGLHLQLPTTADIEQLRGYTWPGNVREMAAVIERAAILGQGERLAIGAALGLGPTPGGATADNPHSDRRITFSTLEETAADHIRNALRRTLGRVEGPQGAARLLNINPHTLRSRMRKLGIDPAPFRRLPD; encoded by the coding sequence ATGGATAAATTCGAGCATCTGCTGCTGGACGTATGGCGCGAGGTGGGACGCCACATGGAGCTAAGTGAGGCGGTGGACAACATCTGCACCCTGCTGGCCCCTGCCCTGCCGCTCACCGTCCTGGAGATACTCCACCTCGATGCGAGGCGCGGCGACATCGAGACCAGCGCGGTCGGCGTGCGCGATGGGCGCCCGTCCGCACACGGCCGCCGCCTCGGCATGACCACGATGCGCCTCGAGCGCCTGGTCGAATGGATGCGCCGGGAACCCATGGCGGCACTGCCCGCCGGCACGGACTGGCCCGATGCCCTGGTGCCGCTGCAGGATCTGTACGCCGGCAGGGATGTGCTGATAGGGGTACTGAAGAATCGCGCCCGGCACCCCGAAGGCCTGGCCGTGATCCTGCTCGATCGCGGCCAACTCAAACCGCGCCATCACCGCCTGCTGGAAGGCCTGCTCGAACCGTTGACCGTCGCGCTGGAGAACGACAGCCGGCTCCGCGAACTGAGCCAGCTGCGCGCCAGCGCCGAGGCGGACAAGCAGTCACTGCTGACACGGCTGGGGCGGGAAAAGGTGAGCGACACCATCGTCGGCGCCGACATGGGGCTGCGCGCCGTGCTGGCGCGGGCGGACCAGGTGGCGCGCACCGATACCTCGGTGCTGCTGCTGGGCGAGACCGGCTCAGGCAAGGAAGTCGTCGCGCGCGCCATCCATGAGCACTCGACGCGCGCGCAGGGACCATTCATCCGCGTGAACTGTGGCGCGATCGCACCCGAGCTGATCGATTCGGAGCTGTTCGGCCACGAGAAGGGCAGCTTCACCGGCGCGCTGGCGCAGCGCAAGGGCTGGTTCGAGCGCGCCGACGGCGGCACGCTGTTCCTGGACGAGATCGGCGAACTGCCCGCCTCGGTGCAGGTGCGCCTGCTGCGGGTCCTGCAGGATGGCAGCCTGACCCGCGTCGGCGGCGAACAACCGCTCCAGGTCGACATCCGGGTCATCGCCGCGACCCACCGCGACCTTGCCGCCATGGTGCAGCAGGGTGGCTTCCGCGAGGACCTGTGGTATCGCATCGCGATCTTCCCGGTCCTGATCCCGCCGTTGCGCGAACGGCTGGACGATATCCCCGAACTGGCGCGCCATTTCGCGCGCCGCGCGGCGATGAAACTCGGCCTGCATCTGCAGTTGCCGACCACCGCCGACATCGAGCAGTTACGCGGTTACACCTGGCCGGGAAACGTGCGCGAAATGGCGGCGGTGATCGAACGCGCGGCGATCCTGGGCCAGGGCGAGCGGCTGGCGATCGGCGCGGCACTCGGTCTCGGACCCACCCCCGGCGGCGCGACCGCGGACAACCCGCACTCGGATCGCCGGATAACCTTCTCCACGCTCGAGGAAACGGCGGCGGATCACATACGCAATGCATTGCGCCGCACTTTGGGGCGAGTCGAAGGGCCGCAGGGCGCGGCGCGGCTGCTCAATATAAACCCGCACACGCTGCGTTCCCGGATGCGCAAGCTCGGCATCGATCCCGCGCCGTTCCGCCGCCTCCCCGACTGA
- the cysW gene encoding sulfate ABC transporter permease subunit CysW, protein MNPTVPPTLNEPAWFRRLLIGAGLAFLGLFLLLPLAAVLTEALRQGLDAYLAALREPVALAAIKLTLIAALIAVPLNLVFGVTAAWAIAKFEFRGKSLLITLIDLPFSVSPVIAGLIYVLVFGAQGWFGQWLFDHDIKIIFAVPGIVLATIFVTFPFVARELIPVMEEQGTAEEEAALTLGASGWQTFWRVTLPNIKWGLLYGVILCNARAMGEFGAVSVVSGHIRGETNTLPLHVEILYNEYNFVAAFACASLLALLALVTLAAKSFVEWRGQAQRAATPISMPALQPST, encoded by the coding sequence ATGAATCCGACCGTGCCCCCGACATTGAACGAACCCGCATGGTTCCGCCGCCTGCTGATCGGCGCCGGCCTGGCGTTTCTCGGGTTGTTCCTGCTGCTGCCGCTCGCCGCCGTACTGACCGAGGCGCTGCGCCAGGGGCTGGACGCCTACCTGGCCGCGCTGCGGGAACCGGTGGCGCTCGCCGCGATCAAGCTGACGCTCATCGCCGCGCTCATCGCTGTTCCGCTGAATCTCGTTTTCGGCGTCACCGCCGCGTGGGCGATCGCGAAGTTCGAATTCCGCGGCAAGAGCCTGCTGATCACGCTGATCGATCTGCCGTTCTCGGTATCGCCGGTGATCGCGGGGCTGATCTACGTGCTGGTCTTCGGCGCGCAGGGCTGGTTCGGCCAGTGGCTGTTCGACCATGACATCAAGATCATCTTCGCTGTGCCCGGCATCGTGCTGGCGACGATCTTCGTCACCTTCCCGTTCGTCGCCCGTGAACTGATCCCGGTGATGGAGGAGCAGGGCACGGCGGAAGAAGAGGCCGCGCTGACGCTGGGCGCCAGCGGCTGGCAGACCTTCTGGCGTGTGACGCTGCCCAACATCAAATGGGGCCTGCTGTACGGCGTGATCCTGTGCAACGCGCGTGCGATGGGTGAATTCGGCGCCGTGTCCGTGGTGAGCGGCCACATCCGCGGCGAGACCAACACACTGCCGCTGCACGTCGAGATCCTCTACAACGAGTACAACTTCGTCGCCGCCTTCGCCTGCGCCTCGCTGCTGGCGCTGCTCGCGCTGGTCACGCTCGCGGCCAAGAGCTTCGTCGAATGGCGCGGCCAGGCACAGCGCGCCGCGACGCCGATTTCCATGCCGGCGTTACAGCCGTCCACCTGA
- the pyrC gene encoding dihydroorotase, translating into MNELTLTRPDDWHIHLRDGAALKTTVAHAAAQFARAIVMPNLAPPVVTAEQALAYRARILRHVPAGVTFAPLMTLYLTDSTPAEEIRRAKAAGVAALKLYPAGATTNSDSGVTAIEKVYPVLEAMQAHDLPLLVHGEVTDSAIDIFDRETAFIERVLAPLTQRFPALRIVFEHITTRGAVDFVTRAPATIAATITAHHLLYNRNALLAGGVRPHYYCLPVLKREADRQALLRAATSGSPKFFLGTDSAPHERARKETACGCAGSYTAYAAIELYAEAFEQTGALDRLEGFASHHGSDFYRLPRNSDRITLVRQAWDAPEQYPLGDGALVPLRAGMRIEWRIK; encoded by the coding sequence ATGAACGAACTCACCCTCACCCGCCCCGACGACTGGCATATCCACCTGCGCGACGGCGCGGCGCTGAAGACGACGGTGGCGCACGCGGCGGCGCAGTTCGCACGCGCGATCGTCATGCCGAACCTGGCGCCGCCGGTGGTCACGGCGGAGCAGGCGCTGGCCTACCGCGCGCGCATCCTGCGGCACGTGCCGGCCGGCGTGACATTCGCTCCGCTGATGACGCTGTACCTCACCGACAGCACCCCGGCGGAGGAGATCCGGCGCGCGAAGGCGGCGGGGGTCGCGGCGCTGAAACTGTATCCGGCCGGCGCGACGACCAACTCGGACTCCGGCGTGACGGCGATCGAGAAGGTCTATCCGGTGCTCGAGGCCATGCAGGCCCACGACCTGCCGCTGCTGGTGCACGGCGAAGTCACCGATTCCGCGATCGACATCTTCGACCGCGAGACCGCCTTCATCGAGCGCGTGCTGGCGCCGTTGACGCAACGCTTTCCCGCGCTGCGCATCGTGTTCGAGCACATCACGACCCGCGGCGCGGTGGATTTCGTCACCCGCGCGCCCGCGACGATCGCCGCGACCATCACGGCGCATCACCTGCTGTACAACCGCAACGCCCTGCTCGCCGGCGGCGTGCGCCCGCATTACTACTGCCTGCCGGTGCTGAAGCGCGAAGCGGACCGCCAGGCCCTGCTGCGCGCGGCCACCTCGGGCAGCCCGAAGTTCTTCCTCGGCACCGACAGCGCCCCGCACGAGCGCGCGCGCAAGGAAACCGCCTGCGGCTGCGCCGGCTCGTACACCGCGTACGCAGCGATCGAGCTGTACGCCGAGGCCTTCGAGCAGACGGGCGCGCTCGACCGGCTGGAAGGCTTCGCGAGCCATCACGGCTCCGATTTCTACCGCCTGCCGCGCAACAGCGACCGCATCACGCTGGTGCGGCAGGCCTGGGATGCACCGGAGCAGTACCCGCTCGGCGACGGCGCGCTGGTGCCGCTGCGGGCGGGCATGCGCATCGAGTGGCGAATCAAATAG
- a CDS encoding sulfate ABC transporter substrate-binding protein translates to MKCIITVIAGIALAAGASAAALAKDIKLLNVSYDPTRELYQDFNQAFARYWKEKTGDHVVVNQSHGGAGKQARAVIDGLEADVVTLALAYDIDQISEKTGWFPKDWQSRLPNNSSPYTSTVVFLVRKGNPRGIKDWDDLVKPGVGVITPNPKTSGGARWNYLAAWAYALDKYGSEQAARDFVTKLFRNVPVLDSGARGSTNTFVQRGIGDVFLSWENEAFLALNELGPDKFEIVLPSLSILAEPPVTLVDAVAKKHGTTEVASAYLEYLYSPEGQRVAAKHYYRPIKPELADPNDVKRFPALNLVTIDQVFGGWQKAQKAHFSDGGIFDQIYVPSN, encoded by the coding sequence ATGAAATGCATCATCACCGTCATCGCCGGCATCGCGCTCGCCGCCGGCGCCAGCGCCGCTGCGCTGGCCAAGGACATCAAGCTGCTGAATGTGTCCTATGACCCCACGCGTGAGCTGTATCAGGACTTCAATCAGGCCTTCGCCAGGTACTGGAAGGAAAAGACCGGCGACCACGTCGTGGTCAACCAGTCCCATGGCGGCGCGGGCAAACAGGCGCGCGCCGTGATCGACGGCCTCGAGGCCGACGTGGTCACGCTCGCGCTGGCCTACGATATCGACCAGATCAGCGAGAAGACCGGCTGGTTTCCCAAGGACTGGCAGAGCCGCTTGCCCAACAACAGCTCGCCCTATACCTCCACCGTCGTGTTCCTGGTGCGCAAAGGCAATCCCAGGGGCATCAAGGACTGGGACGATCTGGTGAAGCCGGGCGTCGGCGTGATCACGCCGAATCCGAAGACTTCGGGCGGCGCGCGCTGGAACTATCTGGCGGCATGGGCCTACGCGCTGGACAAATACGGCTCCGAGCAGGCCGCCCGGGACTTCGTCACCAAGCTGTTCAGGAACGTGCCCGTACTGGATTCCGGCGCCCGCGGTTCGACCAACACCTTCGTGCAGCGCGGCATCGGCGACGTGTTCCTGTCGTGGGAAAACGAGGCCTTCCTCGCGCTGAACGAACTGGGTCCGGACAAGTTCGAGATCGTGCTGCCCTCGCTCAGCATCCTGGCCGAACCGCCGGTGACGCTGGTGGACGCCGTGGCGAAGAAGCACGGCACCACGGAGGTGGCGAGCGCCTACCTTGAGTACCTGTACTCGCCGGAGGGGCAACGCGTTGCCGCGAAGCATTATTACCGCCCCATCAAGCCCGAACTTGCCGATCCGAATGACGTCAAGCGGTTTCCCGCGTTGAACCTGGTCACTATCGATCAGGTGTTCGGCGGGTGGCAGAAGGCGCAGAAGGCGCACTTCAGCGATGGCGGGATATTCGACCAGATCTACGTACCGTCGAACTGA
- a CDS encoding sulfate ABC transporter ATP-binding protein, protein MSIIIENVNKHFGGFHALQDVNLTIPTGELVALLGPSGCGKTSLLRIISGLEQPDSGSIRFDGQDATRRHVRERGVGFVFQHYALFHHMTVFDNVAFGLTVRPKAERPGKEAIREKVRELLRLVQLEFVADRYPNQLSGGQRQRIALARALAVEPKVLLLDEPFGALDANVRKELRRWLRRLHDEIHVTSVFVTHDQEEAMEVSSRVVVMNKGRIEQVGTPDEVYEQPETAFVSRFLGSVNLFHGRVHNGWAHIGDLKAPTPEGAAFAPGSTAVVHLRPHEIDLSALAEGSIGSGRVSSIFTIGPMVRIELEREGEEDGLVEVEFTRERYQRAPLVLGERVFIKPRNLRVFVGS, encoded by the coding sequence ATGAGCATCATCATCGAGAACGTCAACAAGCACTTCGGCGGCTTTCACGCGCTGCAGGACGTCAATCTGACCATCCCGACCGGCGAACTGGTGGCCCTGCTCGGCCCGAGCGGCTGCGGCAAGACCAGCCTGCTGCGCATCATTTCCGGGCTGGAGCAGCCGGACAGCGGCAGCATCCGCTTCGACGGCCAGGACGCCACGCGCCGCCATGTGCGCGAACGCGGGGTGGGCTTCGTGTTCCAGCACTACGCCCTGTTTCACCATATGACGGTGTTCGATAACGTCGCCTTTGGACTGACGGTACGCCCGAAGGCCGAGCGCCCGGGAAAGGAGGCGATCCGGGAGAAGGTCCGGGAGCTGCTGCGCCTGGTGCAACTGGAGTTCGTGGCGGACCGCTACCCGAACCAGCTGTCCGGCGGCCAGCGCCAGCGCATCGCGCTCGCGCGCGCGCTGGCGGTCGAGCCCAAGGTGCTGCTGCTGGACGAGCCGTTCGGCGCGCTCGACGCCAACGTGCGCAAGGAACTGCGCCGCTGGCTGCGGAGATTGCACGATGAGATCCATGTCACCAGCGTGTTCGTGACCCATGACCAGGAGGAGGCGATGGAGGTGTCGAGCCGGGTGGTGGTGATGAACAAGGGGCGCATCGAGCAGGTCGGCACGCCGGACGAGGTCTACGAGCAGCCGGAGACCGCCTTCGTTTCACGCTTCCTCGGCAGCGTGAACCTGTTCCACGGCCGTGTCCACAACGGCTGGGCGCACATCGGCGACCTGAAGGCGCCGACGCCGGAAGGCGCGGCCTTCGCCCCCGGTTCCACCGCGGTGGTGCACCTGCGCCCGCATGAGATCGATCTGTCCGCGCTCGCCGAGGGTTCGATCGGATCGGGGCGGGTGAGCAGCATCTTCACCATCGGACCGATGGTGCGCATCGAGCTGGAGCGTGAAGGCGAGGAGGACGGCCTGGTCGAGGTCGAGTTCACGCGCGAACGGTATCAGCGGGCGCCGCTCGTGTTGGGTGAGCGGGTGTTCATCAAGCCGCGCAACCTGCGGGTGTTCGTGGGCAGTTAA
- a CDS encoding molybdopterin molybdotransferase MoeA, with the protein MSEPSPLTEAQQKFSDAIPFRRLGSESCALEQSLGRVTARDITAPEDMPAYNRAIVEGFLIHTEDGAGASEEKPASFRIVGAVKPGDRQCPTFKRGQAVRIATGSLVPDGPYSSVRAWEAKEDGESFTISRPFPPRFFIEEKGCDLKQGATALPAGTQIDAAAIGTIAALGIPRIDVSARAKVTVFASGDEVIPYTEALTPGAIRDSNTLMLAAAVTAAGASPLTGGIMNDDFDAFVAAVRKALEGSDMILISGGTAVGGRDFISDLVKAVGELLVDGVPMRSGRPLIMGHAKGKPIVCVAGHPPEALRGFRLFGVAALNRLAGCNAELPKDE; encoded by the coding sequence ATGAGCGAGCCATCTCCACTCACCGAGGCACAACAGAAATTCAGCGACGCCATCCCCTTCCGCCGCCTGGGCAGCGAGAGCTGCGCGCTCGAACAGTCGCTCGGCCGCGTGACAGCGCGGGATATCACCGCGCCCGAGGATATGCCGGCGTACAACCGCGCCATCGTCGAGGGGTTCCTGATCCACACCGAGGACGGCGCCGGCGCCTCCGAGGAGAAACCGGCCTCGTTCAGGATCGTCGGCGCGGTGAAGCCCGGCGACCGGCAGTGCCCGACCTTCAAGCGCGGCCAGGCGGTGCGCATCGCAACCGGCAGCCTGGTGCCGGATGGTCCCTATTCGAGCGTGCGCGCGTGGGAGGCGAAGGAGGACGGCGAGTCCTTCACCATCAGCCGCCCCTTTCCGCCGCGCTTCTTCATCGAGGAAAAGGGCTGCGACCTGAAGCAGGGCGCCACGGCGCTGCCGGCCGGGACCCAAATCGATGCCGCCGCGATCGGCACCATCGCCGCGCTGGGCATCCCGCGCATCGACGTGTCGGCGCGGGCGAAGGTCACGGTCTTCGCCTCGGGCGACGAGGTCATCCCCTACACCGAGGCGCTGACGCCGGGCGCGATCCGCGACAGCAACACCCTGATGCTGGCGGCGGCCGTGACCGCCGCCGGCGCCAGCCCGCTCACCGGCGGCATCATGAACGACGACTTCGATGCCTTCGTCGCCGCCGTGCGCAAGGCGCTCGAGGGCTCGGACATGATCCTGATCTCGGGCGGCACCGCCGTCGGCGGCCGCGACTTCATCTCCGACCTGGTGAAGGCCGTCGGCGAACTGCTCGTCGACGGCGTGCCGATGCGCTCCGGGCGCCCGCTGATCATGGGCCACGCCAAAGGCAAGCCCATCGTCTGCGTCGCCGGCCACCCGCCCGAGGCCCTGCGCGGCTTCCGCCTGTTCGGCGTCGCGGCGCTGAACCGCCTGGCGGGCTGTAACGCCGAACTGCCTAAGGACGAGTAA
- a CDS encoding TOBE domain-containing protein has protein sequence MAVIALNSRNQFRGRVTRIIRGPVVSEVQLETPAGTISSVVTSSSLEELGLREGHEAMAVFKATEVVLARFQPVSGDSGRE, from the coding sequence ATGGCCGTCATTGCCCTCAATTCACGCAACCAGTTCCGCGGACGGGTCACGCGCATCATCCGCGGCCCGGTGGTCTCCGAGGTCCAGTTGGAGACCCCTGCGGGCACCATCTCGTCGGTGGTGACGTCCAGCTCGCTGGAGGAACTGGGATTGCGCGAAGGCCATGAGGCCATGGCGGTATTCAAGGCGACCGAGGTGGTGCTGGCCAGATTCCAGCCGGTGTCCGGCGATTCGGGTCGGGAGTGA
- a CDS encoding porin → MKSKNRILVLAIGLVGGLTAQDTFAAASIYGQLNVSLDSLDNGTDSALNISSNSSRIGFKGDIQVGGDVAGIYQVESELRADTAAPNENNVLATRNTFLGLQGGFGTGRIGRFDTPVKVIGRAVDLFGDQVGDARNITRAGSGINRFDERPNNSIDYTSPEKSGFKGTLQYSTNVDTAVTPTNDNDLLSLAVNYAQGPLFIGLGYETAGNPTGAQDDPNIIRVGAYYDHDAWRFTGLWQAISGAASDGSQDEDAFGLGVRYKLDAWTFKGQYYLLSAEAGDRDAGLAAIGAEYALQKGLALYVDYAATDNDDGRGVTPYREGRSDNLAVAANGDSASAISLGAIIKF, encoded by the coding sequence ATGAAAAGCAAAAATCGAATTCTGGTACTTGCGATCGGCCTGGTCGGTGGATTGACGGCACAAGATACATTTGCCGCGGCATCCATTTACGGTCAGCTCAACGTTTCACTGGACAGCCTGGATAACGGCACCGACAGCGCGCTCAATATCTCCAGCAACTCGAGCCGGATCGGCTTCAAGGGCGATATCCAGGTCGGCGGCGACGTCGCCGGCATCTATCAGGTCGAATCCGAGCTGCGCGCGGATACGGCCGCGCCCAACGAGAACAACGTGCTGGCCACGCGCAACACCTTCCTCGGGTTGCAGGGCGGCTTCGGTACCGGGCGCATCGGTCGCTTCGATACCCCGGTCAAAGTCATCGGCCGCGCGGTCGATCTGTTCGGCGACCAGGTGGGGGACGCGCGCAACATCACCCGCGCCGGCTCCGGCATCAACCGCTTCGATGAGCGCCCGAACAACAGCATCGACTACACCTCGCCGGAGAAATCCGGCTTCAAGGGTACGTTGCAGTATTCCACCAACGTGGACACCGCGGTCACCCCGACCAACGACAACGACCTGCTGAGTCTTGCGGTGAACTACGCCCAGGGCCCGCTGTTCATCGGCCTGGGTTACGAAACCGCAGGTAACCCGACTGGCGCGCAGGATGATCCGAACATCATCCGGGTGGGTGCCTATTACGATCACGACGCCTGGCGCTTCACCGGCCTGTGGCAGGCGATCAGCGGGGCGGCCAGCGACGGCAGCCAGGACGAGGATGCCTTCGGCCTCGGCGTGCGCTACAAGCTCGACGCCTGGACGTTCAAGGGCCAGTACTACCTGCTGTCGGCGGAGGCCGGGGACCGGGATGCCGGTTTGGCGGCGATCGGGGCCGAATACGCCCTGCAGAAGGGGCTTGCGCTCTATGTCGACTACGCCGCCACCGACAACGATGACGGTCGCGGTGTCACCCCGTATCGCGAGGGCCGCAGCGACAACCTTGCCGTGGCCGCCAACGGCGATTCGGCCAGCGCCATTTCGCTCGGCGCAATCATCAAGTTCTAG
- the grxD gene encoding Grx4 family monothiol glutaredoxin, whose product MDVMERIKQQVEGNPIVLYMKGNPDFPQCGFSQRAVQVLRGCGAQFQYVDVLQEPEIRQNLPRYANWPTFPQLYIKGELVGGCDIMMELYQSGELQRLVKEAA is encoded by the coding sequence ATGGATGTAATGGAGAGGATCAAGCAGCAGGTCGAAGGCAACCCGATCGTGTTGTACATGAAGGGCAACCCGGATTTCCCCCAGTGCGGCTTTTCGCAGCGCGCCGTGCAGGTGCTGCGCGGCTGCGGCGCCCAGTTCCAGTACGTTGATGTCCTGCAGGAACCGGAGATCCGCCAGAACCTCCCGCGCTATGCCAACTGGCCGACCTTTCCCCAGCTCTACATCAAGGGCGAACTGGTCGGCGGTTGCGACATCATGATGGAGCTCTACCAGAGCGGTGAACTGCAGAGGCTGGTGAAGGAAGCGGCTTAA
- a CDS encoding YezD family protein, giving the protein MKPLHLIGKETDEVIEVLRETLGSLRFGSIEIVVHDGRVVQIDRKEKLRFQSASEHGPQGARGSRTR; this is encoded by the coding sequence ATGAAGCCACTGCATCTGATCGGCAAGGAAACCGACGAGGTCATCGAGGTCCTGCGCGAGACCCTGGGTTCACTGCGTTTTGGTTCCATCGAGATCGTTGTCCATGACGGACGCGTGGTCCAGATCGATCGCAAGGAGAAGCTGCGTTTCCAGTCCGCGTCGGAGCACGGGCCCCAGGGCGCCCGGGGAAGCCGGACCAGATGA
- the cysT gene encoding sulfate ABC transporter permease subunit CysT: protein MSASLFTLRRPSVIPGFGITIGITLLYLSLIILIPLSATFLKSTQLGWDSFWATVTAPRVVASYRLSFGASFLAAVINLVFGLLVAWVLVRYRFPGRRLIDALVDLPFALPTAVAGIALTAIYAPNGWIGRYLEPLGIKVAFTPTGVLVALIFIGLPFVVRTVQPVLQELKPELEEAAASLGASRRQTFFRVLLPSLWPALLTGFALAFARALGEYGSVIFIAGNMPMVSEITPLLIITKLEQYDYAGATAIAVAMLVISFLLLLLINLLQWWGRRRHQ, encoded by the coding sequence ATGTCCGCGTCCCTGTTCACACTGCGTCGCCCGAGCGTGATTCCCGGCTTCGGCATCACCATCGGGATCACCCTGTTGTATCTGAGCCTGATTATCCTGATCCCGCTGTCCGCCACCTTTCTTAAGTCCACCCAGCTGGGCTGGGACAGTTTCTGGGCGACGGTGACCGCGCCGCGGGTGGTCGCCTCCTACAGGCTGAGCTTCGGGGCCTCGTTCCTCGCCGCCGTGATCAATCTGGTCTTCGGCCTGCTGGTCGCGTGGGTGCTGGTGCGGTACCGCTTCCCCGGCCGGCGCCTGATCGATGCGCTGGTCGACCTGCCGTTCGCCTTGCCGACCGCGGTGGCGGGCATCGCGCTGACCGCGATCTATGCGCCGAACGGCTGGATCGGCCGGTATCTCGAGCCACTTGGCATCAAGGTGGCCTTCACGCCCACGGGCGTGCTGGTGGCGCTGATCTTCATCGGCCTGCCGTTCGTCGTCCGCACCGTGCAGCCGGTCCTGCAGGAGCTCAAACCGGAGCTGGAGGAGGCGGCGGCGAGTCTCGGCGCCTCGCGCCGGCAGACCTTCTTCCGCGTCCTGCTGCCGAGCCTGTGGCCGGCGCTGCTGACGGGCTTCGCGCTCGCCTTCGCGCGTGCATTGGGGGAGTACGGGTCCGTGATCTTCATCGCCGGCAACATGCCGATGGTGTCCGAGATCACGCCGCTGCTGATCATCACCAAGCTGGAGCAGTACGACTACGCCGGCGCCACCGCGATCGCCGTGGCGATGCTGGTCATCTCGTTCCTGCTGCTGCTGCTCATCAACCTGCTCCAGTGGTGGGGCAGACGCCGTCACCAGTGA